A portion of the Panthera tigris isolate Pti1 chromosome E1, P.tigris_Pti1_mat1.1, whole genome shotgun sequence genome contains these proteins:
- the OTOP2 gene encoding proton channel OTOP2, which yields MSEELAQGPKESPPAPRAGSREVWKKGGRLLSVLLAVNVLLLACTLISGGAFNKVAVYDTDVFALLTTMMLLASLWTLFYLLRTVRCPNAVPYRDAHAGPIWLRGGLVLFGICTLVMDVFKTGYYSSFFECQSAIKILHPLTQAVFVIVQTYFLWVSAKDCIHVHLDLTRCGLMFTLTTNLAIWMAAVVDESVHQTHSYDSSHSNTSHHRFVPDPERAGSSVGGDCPCNTAICQIFQQGYFYLYPFNIEYSLFASTMLYVMWKNVGRLLASSTHGHGHTPSRVNLFRETFFAGPILGLMLFVVGLAVFIIYEVQVSGEGGRTQQALVIYYSFNIICLGLMTLVSLSGSVIYRFDRRAMDHHKNPTRTLDVALLMGAALGQYAISYYSIVAVVVGAPRDLLGGLNLAHALLMIAQHTFQNVFIIESLHRGPPGVEPRDTTPKEPCHGLTFANLDALHTLPACPSTPRLVGPSPEGAQEAVAVILAPRGHWRRRCLKDISLFLLLCNVILWIMPAFGARPHFSNTVEVDFYGYSLWAAIVNICLPFGIFYRMHAVSSLLEVYVLS from the exons ATGTCCGAGGAGCTGGCCCAGGGACCCAAGGAGAGCCCGCCGGCGCCGAGGGCAGGCTCCCGCGAGGTGTGGAAGAAGGGCGGCCGCCTGCTGTCGGTGCTGCTGGCCGTGAACGTGCTGCTCCTTGCCTGCACGCTCATCAGCGGCGGCGCCTTCAACAAGGTAGCGGTGTACGACACGGACGTGTTCGCGCTGCTCACCACCATGATGCTGCTCGCCTCCCTCTGGACCCTCTTCTACCTCCTCCGGACCGTGCGCTGTCCCAACGCCGTCCCCTACCGGGACGCGCACGCCGGCCCCATCTGGCTTCGAG GCGGGCTGGTGCTGTTTGGGATCTGCACTCTCGTCATGGATGTCTTCAAGACTGGCTACTACTCCAGTTTCTTTGAGTGCCAGTCAGCCATCAAGATCCTGCACCCTCTCACCCAGGCCGTGTTTGTCATCGTCCAG ACTTACTTTCTCTGGGTCTCCGCTAAGGACTGTATTCACGTCCACCTGGATCTGACCCG GTGTGGTCTCATGTTCACCCTCACCACCAACCTGGCCATCTGGATGGCGGCCGTGGTGGACGAGTCCGTGCACCAGACTCACTCCTATGACAGTTCCCACAGCAACACCAGCCACCACCGCTTCGTTCCTGACC CGGAGCGTGCAGGCAGCTCGGTGGGAGGAGACTGTCCGTGCAACACAGCCATCTGCCAGATCTTCCAGCAGGGTTATTTCTACCTGTATCCCTTTAACATTGAGTACAGCCTCTTTGCTTCCACCATGCTGTATGTCATGTGGAAGAATGTGGGCAGGCTGCTGGCCTCCTCCACCCATGGCCACGGCCACACCCCGTCCCGGGTCAACCTCTTCCGGGAGACCTTTTTCGCTGGCCCAATCCTGGGCCTGATGCTCTTTGTGGTGGGGCTGGCCGTCTTCATCATCTACGAGGTCcaagtgagtggggaggggggccgcACCCAGCAGGCCCTGGTCATCTATTACAGCTTCAACATCATCTGTCTGGGCCTCATGACCTTGGtcagcctgagtggctcagtcatctaCCGTTTTGATCGCCGGGCCATGGATCACCATAAGAACCCCACTCGAACCCTGGACGTGGCGCTGTTGATGGGTGCCGCCCTGGGTCAATACGCTATTTCCTACTACTCTATTGTAGCTGTGGTGGTGGGCGCACCCAGGGACCTACTCGGGGGGCTCAACCTAGCCCATGCTCTGCTCATGATTGCCCAGCACACCTTCCAGAATGTGTTCATCATCGAGAGCCTCCACCGGGGACCACCCGGGGTTGAGCCTCGTGATACCACCCCCAAGGAGCCCTGCCATGGCCTGACCTTTGCCAACCTGGATGCCCTCCACACCTTGCCTGCCTGCCCATCCACCCCCAGGCTGGTTGGTCCCAGCCCAGAGGGCGCTCAGGAAGCAGTGGCCGTCATCTTGGCCCCCAGGGGACACTGGAGACGCCGGTGCCTGAAGgacatttctctgtttctcctgctTTGCAATGTCATC CTGTGGATCATGCCTGCCTTCGGAGCCCGTCCTCACTTCAGCAACACTGTGGAAGTGGACTTCTATGGCTACTCGCTCTGGGCAGCCATCGTCAACATCTGCCTGCCTTTCGGCATCTTCTACCGTATGCACGCTGTCTCCAGCCTGCTGGAGGTCTACGTGTTGTCTTGA
- the USH1G gene encoding Usher syndrome type-1G protein isoform X1, with protein sequence MNDQYHRAARDGYLELLKEATRKELNAPDEDGMTPTLWAAYHGNLESLRLIVSRGGDPDKCDIWGNTPLHLAASNGHLHCLSFLVSFGANIWCLDNDYHTPLDMAAMKGHMECVRYLDSIAAKQSSLNPKLVGKLKDKAFREAERRIRECAKMQRKHHERMERRYRRELAERSDTLSFSSLTSSTLSRRLQHLALGSHPPYSQATLHGTARGKAKIQRKLERRKQGGEGTFKISEDGRKSVRSLSGLQLGSDVMFVRQGTYANPKEWGRSPLRDMFLSDEDSVSRATLAAEPAHSEVSTDSGHDSLFTRPGLGTMVFRRNYLTSGLHGLGREDAALDGGGAPRGRLQSSPSLDDDSLGSANSLQDRSCGEELPWDELDLGLDEDLEPETSPLDTFLASLHMDDFASLLRQEKIDLEALMLCSDLDLRSISVPLGPRKKILGAVRRRRQALERPPALEDTEL encoded by the exons ATGAACGACCAGTACCACCGGGCGGCCCGGGACGGCTACCTGGAGCTCCTCAAAGAGGCCACCAGGAAGGAGCTGAACGCCCCCGACGAGGATGGCATGACTCCCACCCTCTGGGCTGCCTACCATGGCAACCTGGAGTCGCTGCGTCTCATCGTGAGCCGAGG GGGTGACCCAGACAAGTGCGACATCTGGGGCAACACGCCCCTGCACCTGGCGGCTTCCAATGGCCACCTGCACTGCCTCTCCTTCCTGGTGTCCTTCGGGGCCAACATCTGGTGCCTGGACAACGACTACCACACGCCGCTGGACATGGCCGCCATGAAGGGCCACATGGAGTGCGTGCGCTACCTGGACTCCATCGCGGCCAAGCAGAGCAGCCTCAACCCCAAGCTGGTGGGCAAGCTGAAGGACAAGGCCTTCCGCGAGGCGGAGCGGCGCATCCGCGAGTGCGCCAAGATGCAGCGCAAGCACCACGAGCGCATGGAGCGGCGCTACCGGCGCGAGCTGGCCGAGCGGTCGGACACGCTCAGCTTCTCCAGCCTCACGTCCAGCACCCTGAGCCGCCGGCTGCAGCACCTGGCGCTGGGCAGCCACCCGCCCTACTCGCAGGCCACGCTGCACGGCACGGCCAGGGGCAAGGCCAAGATCCAGCGGAAGCTGGAGCGGCGCAAGCAGGGCGGCGAGGGCACCTTCAAGATCTCCGAGGACGGCCGCAAGAGCGTGCGCTCGCTCTCGGGCCTGCAGCTGGGCAGCGACGTGATGTTCGTGCGCCAGGGCACCTACGCCAACCCCAAGGAGTGGGGCCGCTCCCCGCTCCGGGACATGTTCCTCTCGGACGAGGACAGCGTCTCCCGTGCCACGCTGGCGGCCGAGCCTGCCCACTCGGAGGTCAGCACCGACTCAGGCCACGACTCCCTGTTTACGCGGCCCGGCCTGGGCACCATGGTGTTCCGCCGGAACTACCTGACCAGCGGGCTGCACGGGCTGGGCCGCGAGGACGCGGCGCTGGACGGCGGGGGCGCGCCGCGAGGCCGGCTGCAGAGCTCCCCCAGCCTGGACGACGACAGCCTGGGCAGTGCCAACAGCCTGCAGGACCGCAGCTGCGGGGAGGAGCTGCCCTGGGACGAGCTGGACCTGGGCCTGGATGAGGACCTGGAGCCCGAGACGAGCCCGCTGGACACCTTCCTGGCCTCTCTGCACATGGACGACTTCGCCTCCCTCCTGCGGCAGGAGAAGATTGACCTCGAAGCGCTGATGCTGTGCTCCGACCTTGACCTCCGCAGCATCAGCGTCCCCCTGGGGCCCCGCAAGAAGATTCTGGGGGCcgtgaggaggaggaggcaggcgcTGGAACGCCCGCCTGCTCTGGAGGACACAGAGTT GTAA
- the USH1G gene encoding Usher syndrome type-1G protein isoform X2 — protein sequence MNDQYHRAARDGYLELLKEATRKELNAPDEDGMTPTLWAAYHGNLESLRLIVSRGGDPDKCDIWGNTPLHLAASNGHLHCLSFLVSFGANIWCLDNDYHTPLDMAAMKGHMECVRYLDSIAAKQSSLNPKLVGKLKDKAFREAERRIRECAKMQRKHHERMERRYRRELAERSDTLSFSSLTSSTLSRRLQHLALGSHPPYSQATLHGTARGKAKIQRKLERRKQGGEGTFKISEDGRKSVRSLSGLQLGSDVMFVRQGTYANPKEWGRSPLRDMFLSDEDSVSRATLAAEPAHSEVSTDSGHDSLFTRPGLGTMVFRRNYLTSGLHGLGREDAALDGGGAPRGRLQSSPSLDDDSLGSANSLQDRSCGEELPWDELDLGLDEDLEPETSPLDTFLASLHMDDFASLLRQEKIDLEALMLCSDLDLRSISVPLGPRKKILGAVRRRRQALERPPALEDTEL from the exons ATGAACGACCAGTACCACCGGGCGGCCCGGGACGGCTACCTGGAGCTCCTCAAAGAGGCCACCAGGAAGGAGCTGAACGCCCCCGACGAGGATGGCATGACTCCCACCCTCTGGGCTGCCTACCATGGCAACCTGGAGTCGCTGCGTCTCATCGTGAGCCGAGG GGGTGACCCAGACAAGTGCGACATCTGGGGCAACACGCCCCTGCACCTGGCGGCTTCCAATGGCCACCTGCACTGCCTCTCCTTCCTGGTGTCCTTCGGGGCCAACATCTGGTGCCTGGACAACGACTACCACACGCCGCTGGACATGGCCGCCATGAAGGGCCACATGGAGTGCGTGCGCTACCTGGACTCCATCGCGGCCAAGCAGAGCAGCCTCAACCCCAAGCTGGTGGGCAAGCTGAAGGACAAGGCCTTCCGCGAGGCGGAGCGGCGCATCCGCGAGTGCGCCAAGATGCAGCGCAAGCACCACGAGCGCATGGAGCGGCGCTACCGGCGCGAGCTGGCCGAGCGGTCGGACACGCTCAGCTTCTCCAGCCTCACGTCCAGCACCCTGAGCCGCCGGCTGCAGCACCTGGCGCTGGGCAGCCACCCGCCCTACTCGCAGGCCACGCTGCACGGCACGGCCAGGGGCAAGGCCAAGATCCAGCGGAAGCTGGAGCGGCGCAAGCAGGGCGGCGAGGGCACCTTCAAGATCTCCGAGGACGGCCGCAAGAGCGTGCGCTCGCTCTCGGGCCTGCAGCTGGGCAGCGACGTGATGTTCGTGCGCCAGGGCACCTACGCCAACCCCAAGGAGTGGGGCCGCTCCCCGCTCCGGGACATGTTCCTCTCGGACGAGGACAGCGTCTCCCGTGCCACGCTGGCGGCCGAGCCTGCCCACTCGGAGGTCAGCACCGACTCAGGCCACGACTCCCTGTTTACGCGGCCCGGCCTGGGCACCATGGTGTTCCGCCGGAACTACCTGACCAGCGGGCTGCACGGGCTGGGCCGCGAGGACGCGGCGCTGGACGGCGGGGGCGCGCCGCGAGGCCGGCTGCAGAGCTCCCCCAGCCTGGACGACGACAGCCTGGGCAGTGCCAACAGCCTGCAGGACCGCAGCTGCGGGGAGGAGCTGCCCTGGGACGAGCTGGACCTGGGCCTGGATGAGGACCTGGAGCCCGAGACGAGCCCGCTGGACACCTTCCTGGCCTCTCTGCACATGGACGACTTCGCCTCCCTCCTGCGGCAGGAGAAGATTGACCTCGAAGCGCTGATGCTGTGCTCCGACCTTGACCTCCGCAGCATCAGCGTCCCCCTGGGGCCCCGCAAGAAGATTCTGGGGGCcgtgaggaggaggaggcaggcgcTGGAACGCCCGCCTGCTCTGGAGGACACAGAGTTGTGA